GCGTTCGCCTGCGCCGCGCCCTTCTTCAGGATGCCCAGCGCGCGAATCACGGGTCGGCCCCACACGAACGTGTCACGGCCGATCGGGAAGTTATGGATGCTGCGCTCGGTCTGCGCGCCCCAGTAACGGCTGGCATCCACATCAAGGGTGCCCATGGTGTCCGACTCTTTGCGGTAGGTCGTCATCGTGCGGCAAGTCTAGAGCATTCGCCGGAAAGTTCTGTCCTTTCCGGCCGAGCGGAGCGAGTGAATTTAACCGAGCAGGACGAAGAATGGAGGCGTCAGGAGTGCTCTTCCCTGACGCCGGAATTCGGAGAACTGCTCTAAACGCCGCCGGGTGTCACACGTCCGGGAACGCCGACTGCATCTCCTCTTGATCCACCTGCCCCCGCCACCCGTCCCGCCCCGCGCGCTTCGCGGCGTACAGGCACTCGTCCGCCCGCGCCACCAGCACCGGCAGCGTATCCCCGGAATGTACCAGCGTCAGCCCCGCGCTGATCGTCACCACCCCACCCCCTCCACAGACTGCGACCGGAACGCGGCGCACACCGCCTCCGCCCGCGCCGCCGCGCCCGGACCATCCAGGCCCGGCAGGGTCATCAGGAACTCCTCGCCACCCCAGCGGCCCACCCGACCCCCCGGCGGCAACTGCGCCTCCAGCAGCCGCGCCGCCCACGCCAGCACCTCATCCCCCACCTGATGCCCGAACGCATCGTTCACCCGCTTGAAATGATCCAGGTCCAGCAGCATCGCCGCGCCCCCCGACCCGATCAACGCCTCCACCGCCGGGTACATTCCCCGCCGGTTCGGCAGGTCCGTCAGCAGATCCGTGAACGCCAGCCGCGCCATGACCCGCACCTCACTCTGCTGCGCCGCGAACTGCCCCCGGTACCACGACAGCGCATGCGTGAACAGCAGCACGATCCCTACCGTCAACTGCAGCCGCGGCAGGTCCGGCGACACGCCCCCACCCCGCAACGCCACCCCCACCCACGGCACGCCCGCACTGAACACGAACAGTGCCACGCTGTACAGCCCCGCCAGCCGGTTCGGGAAGATCAGGTACCCCAGCATGACGTTCACCACCACCGACCAGTACAGCAGGTCCGTCCCGCCCGCCGGAACCACCCGCTCCGTTTCCTCCAGCAGCGCCTGCGCGAACACCTGCACGTTCACCGTGAAGAACATCAGCCGCTCCGGCACCTCCAGCGGCCGCCCCCGCACCAGCCACCCCAGACTGAACAGCGCCGTGGTCATCGTCACCGGCAACACCACCTGCACGTACAGGTTCGACCCACCCACGCGGCGCTCCAGCACGTTCAGGAACACCACCACTGCCAGCCCAAGAAGAATCACCGCGATATACAGCGTCCGCCGCAACTCCTCCGGCGGACGCCACGTAGGCGTTCCGGCAGCGCGTGACCGGGAGGACGGCATGGTCCCACCAGCGTACCCCCTCCATCCCCGCACCCGTCAGCCCCCGATGGGGCCACCCTCTACACTGTTGCCATGCGGCAGTACCTCGACCTGATGCGCCACGTGCTGGAGCACGGCACCGACAAGACCGACCGGACCGGCACCGGCACCCGCTCGGTATTCGGCGCGCAGATGCGCTTCGACCTCCGGGATGGCTTCCCCCTGGTCACCACCAAGAAAGTCCACCTGAAAAGCGTCATCTACGAACTCCTGTGGTTCCTGCGCGGCGAGAGCAACGTCCGCTGGCTGCAGGAACGCGGCGTGAGCATCTGGGACGAATGGGCCGCCCCGGACGGCGAACTCGGCCCCGTGTACGGCGTGCAGTGGCGCAGCTGGCCCACCCCCGACGGCAGCAGCATCGACCAGATCA
This region of Deinococcus sp. JMULE3 genomic DNA includes:
- a CDS encoding GGDEF domain-containing protein, which gives rise to MILLGLAVVVFLNVLERRVGGSNLYVQVVLPVTMTTALFSLGWLVRGRPLEVPERLMFFTVNVQVFAQALLEETERVVPAGGTDLLYWSVVVNVMLGYLIFPNRLAGLYSVALFVFSAGVPWVGVALRGGGVSPDLPRLQLTVGIVLLFTHALSWYRGQFAAQQSEVRVMARLAFTDLLTDLPNRRGMYPAVEALIGSGGAAMLLDLDHFKRVNDAFGHQVGDEVLAWAARLLEAQLPPGGRVGRWGGEEFLMTLPGLDGPGAAARAEAVCAAFRSQSVEGVGW